One region of bacterium genomic DNA includes:
- a CDS encoding SDR family NAD(P)-dependent oxidoreductase has product MGDQRLEGRRCLVTGAVGGQGAAVSRRFAAEGASLALTDLDDERVQALAAELRDGGATAVGVAADVTDEAQVASVVAAAVDALGGLDVLYNNAGVLLTDADRPSEDLERSTWDQVLAINATGVFLFCKHALPHLLEAAPGSVILNVGSVASYRGDAHFHAYAASKGALLAYTVSLAQNYGPRGLRANIICPGFVETPMVSTFLEDPELVASVTGVTALRRMGKPAEIAAYAAFLASTEAAYVTDSVVTIHGGLAK; this is encoded by the coding sequence ATGGGTGATCAGCGGCTCGAGGGACGGCGTTGCCTGGTGACGGGAGCGGTCGGCGGCCAGGGCGCCGCGGTCAGCCGGCGGTTCGCCGCCGAGGGCGCGTCGCTCGCCCTGACCGATCTGGACGACGAGCGCGTGCAGGCGCTCGCCGCGGAGCTGCGTGACGGTGGGGCGACCGCGGTGGGAGTGGCGGCCGATGTGACCGACGAGGCGCAGGTGGCGAGCGTCGTGGCTGCGGCGGTCGATGCGCTGGGCGGGCTGGACGTGCTCTACAACAACGCCGGCGTTCTGCTCACCGACGCCGACCGCCCCAGCGAGGATCTCGAGCGCAGCACCTGGGACCAGGTTCTGGCCATCAACGCCACGGGCGTGTTCCTGTTCTGCAAGCACGCCCTGCCGCACCTGCTGGAGGCGGCACCCGGCTCGGTGATCCTGAACGTCGGATCGGTGGCCTCGTACCGGGGCGACGCCCATTTCCACGCCTACGCCGCCAGCAAGGGCGCGTTGCTGGCCTACACCGTCTCGCTGGCGCAGAACTACGGCCCGCGCGGCCTGCGGGCGAACATCATCTGCCCGGGGTTCGTGGAGACCCCGATGGTCTCGACGTTCCTGGAGGATCCCGAGTTGGTCGCCTCGGTCACGGGTGTCACCGCCCTGCGCCGCATGGGCAAGCCGGCGGAGATCGCCGCCTACGCCGCCTTCCTGGCCTCGACCGAAGCCGCCTACGTGACCGACTCGGTCGTCACCATCCACGGGGGCCTCGCCAAGTGA